A window from Drosophila yakuba strain Tai18E2 chromosome 3L, Prin_Dyak_Tai18E2_2.1, whole genome shotgun sequence encodes these proteins:
- the LOC6532967 gene encoding uncharacterized protein LOC6532967 codes for MVPHGTPVSSFAAASRVTDMKMCRLPKRTWLLQSMVLMLMLLMELQQHISALEQSTDYSVVSKTAGVATTTSAPPTLVPPLRIFKGRIQTTTPSTRSTSGSRHLATGAEAQQELVGISSKSYISGPTTTPSKLSKRAGLAGPKKFPKDVRNRSSNAVERNKLQHEVPDHVPDSSGYIPHRIGHPVHLDYGTTGVDSSGAPTGSGGYHAAPYENSKWQEEYWDQEYAGHQHQPNGTRVQHIEAECQDDYMKIRIGFNGSFSGLLYSAGYAYDPDCMYINGSGRDYYEFYIQLNRCGTLGKNSLQEESRKNPTNFMWNTVTVQYNPLIEEEYDEHFKVTCEYGYDFWKTVTFPFLDVEVATGNPVVFTLSPPECYMEIQNGYGIGGPRVTGPVRVGDPLTLIIYMRSKYDGFDIVVNDCYAHNGANKRIQLIDQHGCPVDDKLISRFRGSWSDSGVYETQVYAYMKTFRFTGSPALYIECDVRMCHGRCPSQPCHWRNLKAVTKRDTSNMTATNLSIPPLSADGEGLTTENPPANSLSENVNLFQSLRVLQEGETDGDDVYAHRQTKPLSPHQTCLKTSTFSALTAGCSAVLCVLTVTLFIACSRLKRRKESSLYDSYIAHKGQID; via the exons ATGGTCCCCCATGGGACTCCAGTTTCATCTTTTGCAGCTGCCAGTCGGGTGACGGACATGAAGATGTGCAGATTGCCCAAGCGAACGTGGCTGCTCCAGTCGATGGttctgatgctgatgctgctcaTGGAGTTGCAG CAGCACATCAGTGCATTGGAACAGAGCACGGACTACTCGGTGGTTAGCAAGACAGCAGGTGTGGCCACCACCACTTCGGCACCACCCACTCTAGTGCCACCACTGCGAATTTTCAAAGGTCGCATTCAGACAACCACTCCCTCCACTAGAAGTACTTCTGGCTCACGTCACTTGGCCACTGGAGCTGAAGCGCAACAGGAATTGGTCGGGATCTCCTCCAAATCGTATATTTCCGGACCCACCACCACACCCTCGAAGTTGTCAAAGAGAGCAGGATTGGCAGGACCTAAGAAATTTCCCAAGGATGTGCGCAATCGCAGCAGTAATGCAGTGGAGCGCAACAAGCTGCAGCATGAAGTT CCCGATCACGTGCCCGACTCCTCCGGCTACATACCCCATCGAATTGGTCATCCTGTGCACTTGGACTACGGAACTACGGGAGTGGACTCAAGTGGTGCGCCAACTGGCAGCGGTGGCTATCATGCGGCGCCCTATGAGAACAGCAAGTGGCAGGAGGAGTACTGGGATCAGGAGTATGCAGGACATCAGCATCAACCCAATGGCACCAGAGTTCAAC ATATCGAGGCGGAGTGTCAGGATGACTATATGAAAATACGGATTGGATTCAATGGCTCCTTCAGTGGATTACTGTATTCCGCTGGCTATGCCTATGATCCGGATTGCATGTACATTAATGGTTCTGGCAGGGATTACTACGAATTTTATATCCAATTGAATCGCTGTGGCACTTTGGGTAAAAATTCCCTGCAAGAGGAAAGTCGCAAGAATccaacg AACTTTATGTGGAACACGGTAACAGTTCAATATAACCCCTTGATCGAAGAAGAGTACGATGAGCACTTTAAGGTCACCTGCGAGTATGGCTATGATTTCTGGAAAACCGTGACTTTTCCCTTTCTAGATGTGGA AGTGGCTACTGGCAATCCTGTGGTCTTCACGCTAAGTCCCCCCGAGTGCTACATGGAGATACAAAATGGTTATGGCATTGGAGGCCCAAGGGTAACAGGTCCAGTGCGTGTCGGCGATCCCCTGACCTTGATCATCTATATGCGGAGCAAATATG ACGGCTTCGACATAGTGGTCAACGATTGTTATGCCCACAATGGCGCCAACAAGCGGATACAGCTCATCGATCAGCACGGCTGTCCGGTGGATGACAAGCTCATCTCACGCTTCAGGGGCTCCTGGTCGGATTCTGGAGTGTACGAGACGCAGGTGTATGCGTACATGAAGACCTTTCGGTTCACTGGATCCCCGGCGCTCTATATCGAGTGCGATGTGCGCATGTGCCATGGACGGTGTCCA AGCCAACCATGTCACTGGAGGAATCTGAAAGCTGTGACCAAGCGCGATACCTCCAACATGACAGCCACAAACCTCTCGATTCCTCCACTATCAGCCGATGGCGAGGGACTGACCACAGAGAATCCACCAGCCAATTCCCTATCCGAAAATGTGAACCTTTTCCAGTCCCTGCGAGTTTTGCAGGAGGGTGAAACTGATGGAGATGATGTGTATGCCCATCGGCAGACCAAACCCTTGTCGCCACATCAAACATGTTTAAAGACCAGCACATTTTCGGCACTGACAGCCGGCTGTTCAGCGGTATTGTGCGTGCTAACAGTTACTCTTTTCATTGCCTGTTCGAGACTAAAACGTCGCAAGGAGTCCTCACTGTACGACTCCTATATTGCACACAAAGGACAAATCGATTGA